A DNA window from Gigantopelta aegis isolate Gae_Host chromosome 4, Gae_host_genome, whole genome shotgun sequence contains the following coding sequences:
- the LOC121372032 gene encoding collectin-12-like, with translation MSHMCVNYKDKGFLSTKSVCESHDGYSWYKNTTLCYKFNLEPTIRQEGKQMCEHDGGRLVKIDSQKKQQSIVDMIVSTPELASVDHFWIGADDSQEEGVWRWTDGSLVEFSNWRAGRPNAGRVDEDYAAMEKASSYSWNDFRPQKEFVSLCEMVF, from the coding sequence ATGTCACATATGTGTGTCAACTACAAAGACAAGGGATTTCTTTCCACAAAATCAGTTTGTGAATCCCACGACGGATACTCATGGTATAAAAACACTACACTATGCTACAAATTCAACCTGGAGCCGACAATTCGACAAGAGGGTAAACAAATGTGTGAACATGATGGCGGTCGCCTTGTCAAGATTGACAGTCAGAAGAAACAGCAGAGCATTGTGGACATGATTGTGTCAACTCCAGAGCTTGCCAGCGTCGATCATTTCTGGATTGGAGCTGACGACTCCCAGGAAGAAGGTGTGTGGCGATGGACAGATGGATCTCTCGTAGAATTCTCTAACTGGAGGGCTGGACGACCAAACGCGGGAAGAGTGGACGAAGATTACGCTGCGATGGAGAAGGCATCTTCCTACTCGTGGAACGACTTCAGACCACAGAAAGAATTTGTATCACTCTGTGAGATGGTGTTTTGA